One Candidatus Nitrososphaera evergladensis SR1 genomic window, ACAGGCTGGCAAAATCCTCGGCAGAAGAAATGAAAGACATGTGTTTGTTGATGGTAAGGAAGCACACGCAAAGATCAATACTAGAGTTCATGGAAAGATGGGTCAGGATGTCAGACTTTGGTTACCGCCACATGATAGACGAGAGCAGCAGCCTTCATACCTACATAATCCAGCACGATATGGGATACAAATGGTCGCACTACTTGAGCAAGTTGTTCAGCTACACGGCCGAGGAAGTTGTCTTATTCAAGCCGGAAATCAGCATTGGCAAGGACATGGTCGTCTTGAAAATCAGAGAAAAATAGAAACACCGTACGCTATGCGCTTGTTCCCTCTCACCCTCTCTCGCTAGTCTGAGGTTCCGCGGAACCACTTGTCGTTGATGGCCTGCAGGGTGCCGTCATCGCGCATACTGTCAAGCCCAGTGTCAAACGCTTTTGTCAGCTCTGAGCCTCTTGGGAAGATGAATCCAAGTTCTTCTTTGGGAGTCAGCGGCTTGCCTGCCACCATTACCTTCTCGGCATCTTTTCCTACATAGCCCTGTCCTGCCACGTCATCTATTACCACAGCGTCTACGTCTCCTGCGACGAGTGCTTGCACGGTTTCAGGAAATGTCCTGTACGTAACGAGCCGGCCGCCATTATCGCCGCTATTACTGCCACCTTTTACAAGGCCGGCCGCAACGTCATAGTTGGTCGTTTCTGCCTGCACGCCCACCTTCAGGCCGGCGCCAGAGGCTAGCTCTTTTGCGTTGTGGAAGCGGTCTTCTCCGGCCCGGACCAGAAGCACCTGCTGCAAGGTAAGGTAGCCCTGTGAAAAGTCCACCAGCTGGGCGCGGTCGGGCTTGATGGTGATGCCATCGGCGGCCACATCGTACTCGCCTCTTGCGACCGCGGTTATCATGCTGTCCCAGCCAGCCTGCACGAATTCCGGCTTGCAATTGAGCCTCTTGCAGATTTCGCCCACGGTGTCATAGTCCCACCCTGCTGCCTGGCCGGTCTTGTTGTCTACAAAGTTAAACGGCACGTAGGCGTTTTCAACTGCCACTCTGATCGTTTGGCCGCCAAGATCGGGCAGGCGCTCTTGCGTGGATATACCTCCTGGCAGAATGGCAAGCAACGCTGCGGACAAGAGCCCCAATCCCATAAAGATCCAGAGTTTTGTATCACTCTTCATACAGACACGCCACCGTCTTAATTCAAGACGACTGCGTCATCGCCTATATACATTTTTACTCTAGAATTTATGTACGTGTGTTTTTTTTGTCATCATGTGCATCCTATTATATTATTTGCAGAAAAGCAATTGCTGGCAAGAAATGCATTAGTGTAAAAAAACCAGACACGTGTATGCATACATTTGAGGAATATTTGTTTTAGAAAAAGAAAGAAGAGGTGGCGAGTTGTATCCCGCCATTCTTCCAGAGTATGTTGTTTTTTGTATTTTTTATACGCGCTGTGTCAGCTACTACTACTTGTCAGCGGATTAGGATAGCGACAAGCGAACTCCGGGCAACTTGATAGAGAGCGCTGCAGAGTCCTTGAATCCTGACCAGTAGTGGTCGTGGCCATTGTCATCACCGTTGTCATCGTCATCGCAGTTGTCATCGCCGTTGTCGTCCTTGCTGTTGTACGACGTGTATTTGTAATAGTCGTGGCCATTGTCATCACCGTTGTCATCGTCATTGTTGCACGTGCAGTCATTCTTGTCGTCGTCATCTTCATCGCTGTTGTTGTAGCTTGACCAGTAGTGGCCGTTGTCGTTATCATCATCGTCATTGTTGTCGTCGTTGCAATAGCAACTGTTGTTGCCGTTGTCGTCCTCATCATCATTCTTGTCGTCGTCCTTGCCATAGCTTGACCACTTGTAGTCCTTGTCGTCATCTTCGTCATCGTCGCACTTGCAGTTGTTGTTCTTATCGTCGTCTTTACTGTAGCTTGACCACTTGTAGTCGTGGCCGTTGTCGTCATCGCACTTGTCGTCACCATTCTTGTCGTCGTCATAGCCAGAGCTTGCAAACGCGGCAGTCGGCATTGTTACTGCCGATGACGCGACTGCAAATCCTACGGCCAACAGGGCAAGAATGAAGAACATCTTACCGTTTCCTGTTGCATTTGACATTAAACCGGTCGCACAGTCATGCTTTTAAAAGGTTGAGCAGAATCTGTTCATAACAATATAATCTTGGAAATTTAAGGTACGACCGACGCATTCCTCCATAATTAGAAGTCAATCTATAAAATTCTACATTCGATCAAAAAACCTTGCTTGCAGCAGGGTCACAGATTCCAGAATTCAAGTATGCAAGAAAAAAGAAGAAAGTAGGCTGTCATTGTGACAGCCTGATTTTCTCACATTGTTCGACTACTTGCAGTAGTCTTGGTTGGTTTAGTCCTTCTTCCAGTAGTGGTCGTGGCCGTTGTCGTCGTCGTCGTCATCGTCGTCATCGCAGTTGTCGTCATCATCATCGTCGTCGTTGTAGGATATGTTCTTGTAGTCGGCCCAGTTGCCATTGCTGTTGGAGCTTGACCAGTAGTCCTTGCCGTTGTCGTCATCGTCATCATCATCATCGTCGTCATCGCATCCACAGTTGTCATCGTCGTCGTCATTGTTGTAGCTTGACCAGTGATAGTCGTTCTTGTCGTCATCGTCGTCATCGCAGTTGTCGTCATCGTCGTCATCGTAGCTTGTCCACTTGTAGCTGTTGTTGTAGCCACTTGCAAACGCGGCAGTCGGCATTGTTACTGCCGATGACGCGACTGCAAATCCTACGGCCAGCAACGCAAGAAGGAACGCGGTTTTTTTTGCTGTTAGACTTGACATCAATAGAGTCTCGTAGTCGGGGTTTTAAAGTCTTGAGCAAAAATGATAGATAATGTGTTTATCTTGAAAATCGAAGCTGGACTATATATGTTATTTGACAATTCTATATCGCCAAAGTACATAATTTCTGTATCTGTATACGATGCTAGTCGCCAGCCTGAATCTTGGCAAGAACCATTTTTACACAACATTGCGGTTGCAATTGCAACTTTTAAAGATATTCTTATGAACAAGTGTAAATATATCCATCATTAATGGCGGACGCAAAACAATTTTGCGCTGATGTCCTTGCCCTTGATGCTTCCATAAGGTTTGCAGGCGTGGCCGATTCTATGGGCATGTCTGTACACTATGTGTATAGAAAGGATCTCGTGCCCCTGCTTTCCCAAGAAGAGACCATCAAGTCAATGCTCCAGGCGGTCCTCAGAAGCGGCACGCGGCTCACGCTTGAGAGCAAGCTTGGCGAATGCGTCTACACCCTGTCGCTGTACAAAAAGGTCAAGCGGATAACAATCCCGCTCAGGCCGCCCACCACAAACGGGCAAAACGCCATTCTAATGGTTTCACTTGACGCAAGTGTGGACCATGACGCGGTAATCGACGGCAAAATCATGCCATTTTTGCGGCAAGCAAGGCTAGAGTTCTGAGAGCACGATGATATGAGTTCCGATTCTGAAACCATGACGCGCATCCTAAAGGAATCCATGAACATACTTGGCGAGAACACGTACGAGGCGCTCAAGTTTCACATGAAGGAAAAGTACGGAATCGACCTTGCGCACAATCCCCGGCTTGAAAACGTAGAGTCCGCGTTGCGCGACCTGTTTGGCCCCGGCGCCGAGATAATCATGATCCAGATAAGGCGTCGCCTTGCCGCCTGAAATCGACGCTTGTTATCAATTTTGACAAACTTCAATGACACTGCATAATATGGATGCAAGACGCCCGGTACGCCAATGGTTTTAAACGACTATTTGCTGCCGTCTGAAAACATCCGGCTGGCCAGCGACGATGAGGTCGAGTATGGCGACAAAAAATACCGGATCGTTATCACCGACAAGAGGTTCATACTTTATGCAAGGAGGGGCACCGTTTTCAAGTCTGACGACGTCGTAAGCGAAAGGCTGCAGGCAATACACGGGTTCAAGTACAGCGAAAAGGGCACCCTTTTCCGCACTGCGACCATTTCCATAATAACAAACGCCAAGATGGAAATACGCGGCTCGCCGGACCGCATGAAACCTCTTTTCCACACCCTGCAGTCGACTATCGGCGCGTGACGGCGATTTTTTTCTAAAATACTGGGATTCGGTCTGGATACCGCGCGCCGGAGGTGCTGGAAACATCTATCCGCAGAGTCCCTTAACTTGGCTGCATGTGTAAAAACCGCTCGAACATACATATGTTCGGCGAAAAAAAATACACAATACTGGCCACCATAGTCGGCCTCGCAATATTAAGCGCGGTTGTGGTGCCAGCGTTGATAGCAAGCGGCAATACAGCGACAGCTCAAGTCACTACTACCACCACCCAGCCAGAACAACAAGGTACTGACCAAGCACAGACAACAATCGATCAACAGCAGACGCAGAACCAGACTTTGACAAATGAAACATCGACAGGCGGCAACAACAGCTTTACATCTTCCGTGAACATATCACCGACGGCAGACTCTAACGCCAAAGTCACCATAGAAGGCACAGGGCTGACTGCCAAGGAGATGAACGTCAACCAGGAGAGACAGGACGACGGCACGGTCAAGATCACGATAGAGGGAGTGTTTGCGGTCAAAGAAGGCGGAGTCACGCCAGAGCAGACAGGCGGCAACGAGACAACGCCGGCAGCTCCTTCTTCAGAAAATGAGACATCGTCGTCAACAACAACCATCACGCCGTCCGGAAACGAGACGTCTACCAATAATACCGCCGCCGGAGCAGGATCTATTAATTTGACGCCGACCTCTGGCAGTGCAGGAAGCAACATCGACATCAATGGGACAGGATTCTCGCCCAATCAGACATTCTCATTCACGTTTGACGGACAGCAACTTTTCACAAATGACATGACCCAGTTTGCAACAGGTGACTTTTCCACGGCAGCAACCGTACCTGCCAACGCGACAAGCGGAGAGCACGAGATCGTTGCAACAGGCGATTCTGGAGAAAGCGCAAGGGCAACATTCACCGTCATGGGAGAAGAATCAGGTAATGCGACATCACAGTCAAGTGGCAATGTGACATCTCCAACAACGCCGCCGTCCGGAAATGAGACTTCTTTAACGCCTCCACCAGGCAACACAACGTCACCAACAATTCCCTCTGGAAACGAAACAACAA contains:
- a CDS encoding substrate-binding periplasmic protein, with translation MKSDTKLWIFMGLGLLSAALLAILPGGISTQERLPDLGGQTIRVAVENAYVPFNFVDNKTGQAAGWDYDTVGEICKRLNCKPEFVQAGWDSMITAVARGEYDVAADGITIKPDRAQLVDFSQGYLTLQQVLLVRAGEDRFHNAKELASGAGLKVGVQAETTNYDVAAGLVKGGSNSGDNGGRLVTYRTFPETVQALVAGDVDAVVIDDVAGQGYVGKDAEKVMVAGKPLTPKEELGFIFPRGSELTKAFDTGLDSMRDDGTLQAINDKWFRGTSD